The Syntrophales bacterium genome includes a window with the following:
- a CDS encoding electron transfer flavoprotein subunit alpha/FixB family protein codes for MKEANQYRGVWIFAEYRENRIIKGSLELVSLGRRLANELQVELSALLIGDRLGRLPEELICYGADVVYLVEEKALERYITYPYQRVVCDLIQENKPEVVLFSCTDTGMDLAPRVACELRTGLSAHCVDLKVDKDKRQLLQICPYFDYMATIVTDTRPQMATVQSGIVPLPERDVTRQGKTVRIKLGIAPGDVEIVAVEARKEKDTERIEDAQVIVAVGRGVKNLKLVQELASVLKGVLGATQPVTDAGLLPPWRMIGQTGKAVQPKLYIACGISGAGQHIVGMQNSGTIVAINTDEKAPIFKVADYGIVGDVSKVIPALIASLTT; via the coding sequence ATGAAAGAAGCGAATCAATACAGAGGTGTCTGGATATTTGCAGAGTACAGAGAAAACCGGATAATAAAGGGCAGTCTGGAACTGGTGTCCTTGGGGCGCAGACTTGCCAATGAGCTTCAGGTGGAACTGTCGGCCCTGCTAATAGGGGATCGTCTGGGCAGACTACCGGAGGAACTGATATGCTACGGGGCGGATGTCGTCTATCTGGTAGAAGAAAAGGCGCTTGAAAGGTACATCACATACCCCTACCAGAGGGTCGTCTGTGATTTGATCCAGGAAAATAAACCGGAGGTAGTGCTTTTTAGCTGTACAGATACCGGTATGGATCTGGCCCCGAGGGTTGCCTGTGAATTAAGGACAGGCCTTTCTGCCCACTGTGTTGATTTAAAGGTAGACAAGGATAAGAGACAGTTACTGCAAATCTGCCCTTATTTTGACTATATGGCGACTATCGTGACGGATACGAGACCGCAGATGGCCACCGTTCAATCGGGTATAGTTCCCCTACCTGAGCGGGACGTTACGAGGCAGGGCAAGACAGTAAGGATCAAATTAGGGATCGCCCCCGGGGATGTTGAAATCGTTGCCGTGGAGGCAAGAAAAGAGAAGGATACCGAGAGGATTGAAGATGCTCAGGTCATTGTCGCCGTGGGCCGGGGGGTGAAAAATCTTAAATTGGTTCAGGAGTTGGCTTCTGTTCTCAAGGGGGTGCTCGGTGCAACCCAGCCCGTTACCGATGCCGGGCTATTGCCGCCGTGGCGTATGATTGGCCAAACAGGAAAGGCTGTTCAGCCAAAACTGTATATTGCCTGTGGAATTTCGGGAGCAGGTCAGCACATTGTAGGAATGCAAAACTCAGGTACCATCGTCGCCATCAATACCGACGAAAAGGCCCCTATCTTCAAAGTAGCCGACTACGGTATTGTGGGGGATGTTTCTAAAGTAATACCGGCACTGATCGCCTCTTTAACGACTTAG
- a CDS encoding vWA domain-containing protein: MAIATECISPLPPPEVKKRGKYEEHEDTLSILPGFEFEGISAFWRKNVSFIEATELANILRALRKVAGHIGQNVGRIEWAGMSHAGEEAIVLDPDVVLGCYPVPFRRIDYLVGIVTHEALHRTEWTELVWKKIEEASKNMGLTHKIILQKIVYTGEDIYVDCISDKSILSLYTRAARSIAMEEARLLLKSKAVTVEELIYLWWVSVWKEFEETEILPVYQGPLAILQGLTDRLKEVHQQKKSVTDRCVERYHLYRETWENIKDIIASWQIMDRSLLWSAPTEEAEVRPKKPPPKAALSDAEVQQIETKLAYDSTDITPIIRSIVGDDVDIVPISRWDFNMPAHPVVDHHLAARLKLIFETYADREILPSRGLVSGKVDRRRLYRAPINGRCFFEKQSLPKMDWNICLLMDASGSMAGPKWRMVENVVGTIHRAFRGFGNRLQAYGYFEVEGVCLISKLRKGSNLLSIPPAGKTATGQAIIAAAYFMPRMGGRSFIIHVTDGESNLGCDVHYGIDYCKRRNIHLVTLGCGYKNREVMLKQYGKAIQFLDHFDQLPSAMEKLLRWIIIYGLRK, translated from the coding sequence ATGGCTATCGCTACAGAATGTATTAGCCCCCTCCCTCCTCCGGAGGTTAAAAAGAGGGGCAAGTATGAAGAGCATGAGGACACCCTAAGCATCCTTCCTGGATTTGAATTTGAGGGTATATCAGCGTTCTGGCGGAAGAATGTTTCCTTTATCGAGGCTACAGAATTGGCCAACATTCTGCGCGCCCTGCGCAAGGTTGCCGGTCATATCGGTCAGAATGTAGGGAGAATCGAGTGGGCCGGTATGTCACATGCCGGGGAGGAGGCTATTGTCCTCGATCCCGATGTAGTTCTGGGATGTTACCCGGTCCCGTTTAGAAGGATTGATTACCTGGTGGGAATCGTAACCCATGAGGCCCTGCACAGGACCGAGTGGACCGAGCTGGTGTGGAAAAAAATTGAGGAGGCCTCCAAAAATATGGGGCTCACCCATAAGATCATCCTTCAGAAGATCGTATACACGGGGGAGGATATTTATGTTGACTGCATCTCCGATAAATCCATCCTCAGCCTCTATACCCGGGCAGCCCGAAGTATAGCCATGGAGGAAGCCCGCCTTCTTTTAAAGTCTAAAGCTGTAACAGTGGAAGAACTGATCTATCTCTGGTGGGTCAGTGTATGGAAGGAGTTCGAGGAGACGGAAATATTGCCGGTCTATCAAGGACCGCTTGCCATTCTGCAGGGTCTTACGGACAGGCTGAAGGAGGTTCATCAACAGAAAAAGAGCGTAACCGACCGTTGCGTAGAGCGGTATCATCTGTACCGGGAAACATGGGAAAACATTAAGGATATTATCGCTTCCTGGCAGATAATGGATAGGTCATTATTGTGGTCTGCGCCGACAGAAGAGGCGGAAGTGCGTCCCAAGAAGCCCCCCCCAAAGGCTGCCCTGTCTGACGCTGAAGTCCAGCAGATAGAAACAAAACTTGCCTATGATTCAACGGACATTACACCCATTATCCGCTCTATTGTAGGTGATGACGTAGACATCGTTCCTATCTCGAGGTGGGATTTCAATATGCCGGCCCATCCCGTGGTGGACCACCACCTGGCAGCCCGCCTGAAGCTGATATTTGAGACTTACGCCGATCGGGAGATCCTTCCGAGTCGGGGACTTGTAAGCGGGAAGGTGGACAGGCGGAGGTTGTACAGGGCGCCCATCAATGGCCGCTGTTTTTTTGAGAAACAGTCTCTGCCCAAGATGGACTGGAATATATGTCTCCTCATGGATGCCAGCGGTTCCATGGCAGGGCCGAAGTGGAGAATGGTGGAGAATGTGGTAGGAACCATTCATAGAGCTTTCAGGGGTTTTGGAAATCGGTTGCAGGCCTATGGTTACTTTGAGGTGGAAGGGGTTTGTTTGATTTCTAAACTTAGGAAGGGTAGTAATTTACTCTCCATTCCTCCTGCTGGTAAAACAGCCACCGGCCAGGCTATTATCGCCGCAGCATATTTTATGCCCCGCATGGGAGGAAGGAGTTTTATTATCCATGTCACTGATGGTGAGTCAAATCTTGGTTGCGATGTTCACTATGGCATTGACTACTGTAAGCGGAGAAATATACACCTTGTAACGTTGGGTTGTGGTTACAAGAACCGCGAGGTAATGTTGAAGCAGTACGGTAAGGCGATTCAGTTTCTCGACCATTTCGACCAATTACCGAGTGCCATGGAAAAACTGCTTAGATGGATCATCATCTACGGGTTGCGAAAGTAA